TTAAAAATGCAGCACCCATTGCAATACTGCGTGGAGAAGCTTTAGGGCCATTTAAATCAGGGATGTTATTAGAATCTTTTGATTTGTTCATCATAGTGAAATTCCTTCTCTCTTTATGGTTTCTTTAAAAAGCCTGAAGCTTAATTTTATTTTGCTGAAGTGTTTCACGGAGATTAGCGACAATCGCCAATGCTGCTGCATTATCACCATGGACACAGATAGAATCAGCTTGTAGTGGTACGGTTGAGCCGTCAATCGCAGTTACTGCTTGATTCTTTACCATTTCAAGTACATGTGCAGCAACTTCTGCGGGGTCAGTAATAACAGCATTTGCTTCACTTCTGGGTACTAGATTACCATCAGGCAAATAATTTCGATCACCGAACACTTCTTGTACGCAACGTATGCCAACAGTTTCTGCTGCTTGGACTGTTTTGCTACCTGCAAGAGCATAGATTGGAAGGTCTGGATCGATAGACTTAATTGCATGACAGATTGCTAATGAGAGTTCATAGTCCTTAGCTGCCATATTATAAAGTGCCCCATGAGGCTTGACATGATGGAGTTTCTTTGAAGATGTAAAAGCCTGAAGTGCTCCAACTTGATAAGTTATTAGATGTTCAACTTCTGCAGGTTGCAATAGCATATTTCGTCTACCAAACCCTTGCAAGTCAGGATAACCGGGATGTGCCCCAATCCCGACACCCGCTTCTTCAGCTAAGGCGACAGTTTTAGCCATCACGTCAGGATCACTGGCGTGGAAACCACATGCAATATTAACGGAAGTTACTAGTTGAATAATTTCCTTGTCTTTTCCTAGATTATAGCGACCAAAGCTCTCACCTAAATCACTGTTTAAATCAATTTTTGTCACTGAAATCAACTCCTATTCATATTTTAATATGGTATTTTTAACATCTGTCACCAGCATATGACCGGGAGCATGTGTAATTACGAATTCTGGTTTAACCTGCATAATTGCATTTTGTGGAGTTACACCGCATGGCCAAAATACTGGAACTTCACCGTGCTTGATTGTAACAGGATCACCATAATCAGGTTTTGAAATGTCAGTGATCCCGATTGATTCAGGACTTCCAATATGAATAGGTGCTCCATGAACCTTTGGCATCGCAGCAGTTACATTAACAGCAGTTACTACTTGGCTTTCAGGAATGGGGCGCATACTAACAACCATATTTCCATGGAATTTACCTGCAGATTCAAGAGGAATGGAGGTGTTATACATTGGGACATTAACTCCTTCTGTTATGTGGCGAATTTCAATTCCGGCTGCAATTAACTCTGCTTCAAAAGAAAAACTACATCCAATTAGGAAACTTACTAAATCATCTTGCCAGTAATCTGTGACACTAGTGACCTCATCAGTGAAGATACCGTTACGATAAATACGGTAACGCGGAAAGTCATTCGCTAAGTCAATATCTTGGGCAAATTTATGCAAACCGCGACTTCCAGCATCACTAACTTCCAAGATTGGACAGGGACGAGGATTTCTTTGA
Above is a window of Liquorilactobacillus hordei DSM 19519 DNA encoding:
- a CDS encoding LamB/YcsF family protein, which produces MTKIDLNSDLGESFGRYNLGKDKEIIQLVTSVNIACGFHASDPDVMAKTVALAEEAGVGIGAHPGYPDLQGFGRRNMLLQPAEVEHLITYQVGALQAFTSSKKLHHVKPHGALYNMAAKDYELSLAICHAIKSIDPDLPIYALAGSKTVQAAETVGIRCVQEVFGDRNYLPDGNLVPRSEANAVITDPAEVAAHVLEMVKNQAVTAIDGSTVPLQADSICVHGDNAAALAIVANLRETLQQNKIKLQAF
- a CDS encoding putative hydro-lyase, which translates into the protein MDLLKDITSLSPVEVRHLIREGKFTKPTSGLASGYTQANLVILPKNLAYDFLLFAQRNPRPCPILEVSDAGSRGLHKFAQDIDLANDFPRYRIYRNGIFTDEVTSVTDYWQDDLVSFLIGCSFSFEAELIAAGIEIRHITEGVNVPMYNTSIPLESAGKFHGNMVVSMRPIPESQVVTAVNVTAAMPKVHGAPIHIGSPESIGITDISKPDYGDPVTIKHGEVPVFWPCGVTPQNAIMQVKPEFVITHAPGHMLVTDVKNTILKYE